CGCTGGTGGTCGCTTTCCGCATCGCCGAGCGCGATCATCCCGCGCGGCCGGCGCCAGCGTTCCTGCCCTGGGCGGCGGTGGCGACGGTGGTTCTGGCGGCTGCAGTCTGGACGATGGGGCAGCCGATGGCGATGCGTGGCTCGATGATGGGGATGTGAGGTGACGAGGTCCGCCCGGAGATCGTTCTCGGCTCTGTTGCTCGGGCTGGCGCTGTTGCTCTCGCCGCGTCCGGTTCTCGCCCATGAGGGACCGCCGTTCCCCATCATCGTGGACGAGCGGGTGGGCCCTTACGTGGTTTCGGTCTGGACCGACCCGGACATCGGCATCGCGACCTTCTTTGTGGTCCTGGAGCCGGCGCACGGCGACGAATTGCCGCCGGGTACGGTGGTGCGGATCGGGGTGCAGCCGGTATCGGGCAGGCTTCCCGAGAAGGTCTATGACGCGGAACCCCAGCCGGTGCGCTACGGGGAGAGGCACTACGCCGAGGTCGAATTCGATCGGGGGGAGATGTGGCGCGTGCGGGTCCGGCTGGACGGCCCGGGCGGCGATTCGGAGCTGTTCACCGAGGTCGAAGCGACCCCCGACGGGACCATCGGACCGATCGGGCTGGTGATCTACGCTCTCCCCTTCGTCGCCATCGGCTTCATCTGGCTCAAGGCGGTCCTGCGGCGGAGGCAGGCTTAAAGCCGGTCTTTATGTTTGCGTCCGAGGCTGGTAGTTTCCTGCCCCTGACGGCAGGACCTACCAGGAGCTCGAGATGACGCAGACGGTCGATACCACGCAGCGAATCCGCATTACCCTTCCCGACGGCTCGCAACGCGAAGTACCCCGCGGAACGACGGTTCTCGAGCTGGCGGAATCGATCGGCCCGCGTCTGGCGAAGGCGGCCATCGCCGGAAAGGTCGATGGCCAGGTCGTCGACCTCTCCCGTCCCATCGAGGCCGATGCCCGGGTCGAGATCCTGACCGAGAAGAGCCCCGAGGCGCTGGACGTACTGCGTCACTCCGCGGCGCACGTGCTGGCCACGGCGGTGCGCCAGGTGCGCCCCGACGCCAAGATCGGGTTCGGGCCGCCCATCGAGGACGGCTTCTACTACGACTTCGAGGTCGACCACCCCTTCACCGAAGAGGAGCTCGCGGAGATCGAGCGCCGCATGGCGGAGGTATCCGCCGCGTCACAGCCGTTCGAGCGGCGAGTCGTGTCGGCCGAGGAAGCCCGTCAGCTCTTCGCGGACGACCCCCTGAAGCTCGAGCGCCTGGAAGAGTTCGGGGAGGACGAGGTCATCACCGTCTACCGCAACGGACCCTTCCTCGACCTCTGCCGTGGACCGCACGTACCGGAAACGGGGCGCATCCGGCACTTCAAGCTGCTGAATACGGCGTCTGCCTACTGGCGAGGGGATTCCCGTCGGCAGACGCTGCAGCGCATCTACGGAACGGCCTGGTTCACCCAGAAGGATCTCGAGGACTACCTGCATCGGTTGGAGGAGGCGAAGAAGCGTGACCATCGCCGCCTCGGCCGCGAGCTCGACCTCTTCCTCTTCCATCCCTACTCGCCCGGCGCGGCATTCTGGACGCACCGCGGCACCATCGTCTACGACGCCCTGGTGGGGTGGATGCGCGAGGTGCTGCTGGCGAACGATTACCAGTTGGTGAAGACACCCCTGCTGTACAACAAGGGGCTCTGGGAGATCTCCGGGCACTGGGGCAAGTACCGGGAGAACATGTTCCTCGTGCTGGACAACGAGACCGAGGAACACGACTTCGGCCTCAAGCCGATGAACTGCCCCTCGCACCACCTGCTCTACGCCACCCGGAAGCACTCCTACCGCGAGCTGCCGATCCGCTACGCCACGCAGGACGTGCTGCACCGCAACGAGGTCTCCGGTGCGCTGAGCGGCCTCACGCGCGTAAGGCAGTTCCAGCAGGACGACGCGCACATCTACCTGGCCGAGAACCAGATCGCCGACGAGGTGAAGCGGCTGGTCGCGCTGCTGGATTCGTTCTACGACAAGCTCGGGCTCACCTACACGGCGAAGTTCGCGACGCGGCCCGAGGTGCGGATCGGCGACGACGCCACCTGGGACCGCGCCGAGGCGGCCCTCCGGCACGCGCTGGAGGCGACCGGCCTCCCCTACGAGCTGAAGGAAGGCGACGGCGCCTTCTACGGCCCCAAGATCGACTTCGACGTCTCCGATTCCATCGGGCGGAAGTGGCAGCTCGGGACGATCCAGCTGGATTACCAGAACGCCGAGCGCTTCGACCTCACCTATACGGGAGAGGACAACCACGAACACCGGCCGGTGATCATCCACCGGGCGATCTTCGGCTCCTTCGAGCGGTTCATCGCCATCCTGGTGGAGCATTTCGCGGGTGCGTTCCCGCTCTGGCTCGCGCCGGTGCAGGTGCTGGTCCTCCCCATCTCGGACGATCAGCTCCCCAGTGCGCGGGAGCTGGAGGCGCAGCTGCGGGCCGCCGGGATCCGGGCCGAGGTCGACGCCAGGAGCGAGACGCTCAACTACAAGATCCGCGAGGCGGAGACGCAGAAGGTGCCGTACATGGGGGTGGTCGGTGGACGGGAAGCGGAGGCGGGCACGGTGGCGGTCCGCGTGCGCGGTGCCGGGCGAAAGCAGGTCATCCTCCCGCGCGACCGCTTCGTGGAGCAGCTCGCCGCGCAGATCGCGTCGAAGACGCTCGACCTCGGTGTCGAGTAGGGATGCACGCCCGTCGATGATTGGTGAGATCGTTTCCTGAAGGGCCGTGACGGAGCAACACGACGCCGACGGCGCAGGATGCGCCGTCGGTCCGTCGACCGCTCCGACACGGCCCTTGCCGTTCAGCCATCTGCCGCCCCAGCCAGCCTCGTAAGCGCCCGCCAGGGCATCTTTTGAGTACGTTGTTGCCGAACCAAACGCTCGCGGAGCCGTCCGCTCCCGCAGGGGAGTCGACCTCCACTTTCTGTCCCCCGGGGACTCGACGTCCCCTCCTCCTCCACCCGGGAAGCAGTGCTATGAGCAGATCTCGTGTGCTACGAGCACTGGTCGTGATGGCCACTGCAGGTGGCCTCATGGCGATCGGCCAGGTCGCAGAGGCCAGCCCCAGCCTGACCGCTCATCGCTGGATGCGGCAGGTGCCAGCGCAGCAGTCGCAGGGAACGATCAGCGGAATCGTCACCGATTCCACGAGCGGCGCGCCGCTCGCGAACGCGAGCGTGCAGGTAGTCGGAACCGATCAGGTAGCCGTCACGGACAATGCCGGCCGCTTTCTCATCTCCAACGTTCCCGCGGGAACCCAGACGGTACGCGTCGGGCTCATCGGGTACCAGCAGGTCGAGCGGCAGGTCGAGGTGACCAGCGGCGCCACCGTGGAGGCGAATTTCACGCTCGCGCCCGCGGCCGTCGCACTGGAAGAGCTCGTCGCCGTGGCGTATGGCACGCAGCGGCGCGGCGACCTCACCAGCGCGGTTACCGCCGTGGGTGGCGAGGAGCTGGCCGAGCGGCCCGCGCGCAACATCCAGTCGGCGCTGCAGGGACGGGCGCCCGGCGTGACCGTCTGGGACCAGGGCGGTGAGCCCGGCGCGGCCGACATGTACTTCCGCATCCGCGGCACCACGACGCTGGGCAATAATGCCCCTCTCGTGATCGTCGACGGCATCGAGCAGAACTGGTCATACATCAATCCCAATGAGATCGAGAGCATCTCGATCCTCAAAGACGCGGCTTCCACCGCGATCTACGGCTCGCGGGGGGCGAACGGCATCGTCCTCATCACCACCAAGCGCGGGCGTGAAGGTGATTTCCGCGTGAGCTACAACACCTCCTTCGATTTCCAGAATCTGGCCACGGTCCCGGAGCACATGGAGACCGAGGAGTACCTCCGCCTGCAGAACATCGCCTACCAGAACCGCGGCAGCGAGCCGCCCTATTCGGAGGAGGAGATCGCCCTCTACCTCAGCGGCGAAGATCGCCTCCGTTATCCGCTGCCGAATACCTGGTTCGAGACGGTGATCCAGGACAACGCTCCGATGCAGAACCACTCGCTGACTGTTTCCGGCGGGACGGAGCGCCTGACCTCGCTGGTGGGACTGAACTACTTCGACCAGCAGGGGATCTATCCGAACCGGGATGCACAACGGTACAGCCTGAGGCTGAACAACGACCTGCGGCTCAACGACCGCCTGAGCCTCGGCGCCGATCTGAACGTGCGCCGCAACCTGCGCCGTACCACCAACTTCGGCAGCCTGTACCACCGGATGATGCACGGGTCGCAGTTCGCGGTACCTCGCTTTCCGGATGGGACTTACGGGCTCAGCGCCCAGGGACACAATCCGCTGCTGTACTCCGACCCGGACTACTACGGTCGGACCAAGTGGCAGATCGACTACAACGTCCTGAACCTCACCGGCGACTGGGAGATCCTTCCCGGCCTCAGTCTGCAGAGCCAGTTCGGGATCGAGGCGGAGAAGCTCTCGCGCCTGCAGAACAACCCCACCTTCGAGGTTCGCGACTACTGGAACCCGTCGGTGATTCTCAAGCAGAACAACGTCAACACGCTGGAGGAGCAGCGGCAGGAATCGCTGCAGACGACCTGGAACACCACACTCACCTGGCGTACGGAGTTCGGCGACCACGGGCTGACCCTGCTCGGCGGGTATAGCGAGATCGCCTTCGACGGCAACAACCTGACGGCCGGGGGCCGCAACTTCTACAACAACGACATCCGCGCGCTGGGCCAGAGCGATCCGGAGAACCGGGATCTGGGCAGCTCCTACACCGACTGGGGGCTGCGCTCCTTCTTCGGCCGCCTGAACTACGCCTACGCCGACCGCTACCTCATCGAGGCGAACATGCGGTACGACGGCTCCAGCCGCTTCCCGCCGGGCGATCGCTACACCTTCTTCCCCTCGCTCTCGCTGGGTTGGCGCGTGTCTGACGAGCCGTTCTGGGAGCCGCTCAGCGCCACCATCAATGAGTTCAAGCCGCGCGTCTCCTGGGGCCGTGCGGGCAATCAGAACGTCGGCCTCTACAGCTATTTCGACCGACTGGCGGTGGGGAACGACTACGTGTTCAACGGCACGCCGGTGACCGGAGTGCGGCAGAACTCGATGACCTCCACCGATCTCACCTGGGAGACGACCACGCAGACCAACATCGGCCTCGACGCAGCCCTCTTCGACAACCGGCTGGAGGTGACCTTCGACTGGTTCGACAAGACCACCGAGGGAATTCTGCTGAACCTGCCGGTACCGGGGGTCCTCGGGTTGAACCCAGCCCCCACCAACGCGGGCAGCGTCAAGAACGTCGGTTGGGAGCTGGCGCTACAGCACCGGGGGGCGTGGCGGGAGGTCGATTACGGCGTCTCGCTCAACGTCTCCGACGTGAAGAACGAGATCGTCGACCTCGCCGGCACCGGACCGTACTTCAGCGGGGAGAAGAACTGGTTCGTTCGCCAGGAGGGATATCCGATCGATGCCCTCTGGGGCTACCGCACGGACGGCTACTACACCCAGGAGGACCTCGATGCGGGCTATCCGACCTGGGCGGCGGACGCGGCCCCGGGTGACATCAAGTACGTCGACCTCAATGAGGATGGGGTGATCGGGCCGGACGATCGGACCGTGCTGGGCTCCACGCAGCCGCGCTACACCTACGGTGCGGCGCTGGACCTCGGCTGGCGGAACTGGGACCTCAACCTCCACGCCCAGGGAGTCGGCAAGCAGGACATGGCCATCATGGGCGCGTATGTCGAGAACGGGAGCTGGGAGGGCTTCGCGTTGAAGATCGGCGAGGACTACTGGACTCCCGAGGATCCCGATGCGCGCTTCCCCCGTCCGCAGAAGCAGACCCAGAAGAATACCGAGCCGTCGGATCACTGGGTGATCGACGCCTCCTATTTCCGGCTCAAGAACGTGCAGCTCGGCTACACCTTGCCGCAGTCGCTCACCGATCGCGCAGGTCTGCGGCGCATGCGCCTCTATGTGGGCGGGACCAATCTCTTCACCAGATCGGACCTCACGGAGTGGGGCACGGACGCGGAGACCGTCACTGGTCGGACCGACTACTACCAGCCGGTGAAGACCTACACGATCGGGCTGAACGTAGACCTGTGAGGAGAGCGATGAATCTCAAGCTGCACAGATTTCCGGCGCTCGCGCTGGTCGCCGTGCTGGCGGCCTGCCAGGGCGACCTGCTGGATAGTCGGCCGACCGACTCCCTGAACGACGCGATCTTCTGGCAGTCGGAGAGGGACGCGGTGAACGCGGTGAACGCGCTCTACCCGTTTCTCCCCGGCCAGGGAGAGATGCAGTGGGACATGATGTCCGACATCGGCCACACCACCAACACCGCTGCCCAGACCGCCAGCGTGGAGCGCGGTACCCACAACGCGGAGATGGGGTTGATCGGCAACACCTGGGACAACGCCTACCAGGGGATCCGGGCGGCCAACTACTTCCTGGAGAACCTGCCGCGGGTGCTGGAGAACGACCCCTCGATGAGCACCGAGCTGGCCGCGCGGCTGGAGGCCGAGGCCCGCTTCATCCGGGCGTTCCTGTATGCGCGGCTGGTGATGTTGTACGGGGACGTACCGCTCGTGACCCACACGCTGACGCTGGAGGAGAGCAAGCAGGTTACGAGGGCACCGGCGGACGAGGTGTGGGACTACATCTCGAGCGAGCTCCAGGAGGTCGCCGAGGTGCTGCCCGAGAGCTATCCGAGCAGCGACATCGGCAGGATCACGAGGGGTGCCGCCCATGCGATGCGCGCCCGCGCCATGCTCTACGCCGGTCGCTGGCAGGAGGCCGCGGAAGCGGCGAAGGCCGTGATGGACATGGGGGTCTACTCCCTCCATCCCTCCTACGAGGATCTCTTCACTTACGCCGGCGAAGGGAACGCCGAGGTGATCCTGGATCGGCAGTACGCGCAGGACGTCGCGGCGAACTCCTTCTTCCAGAGCTTCGGCCCGCGCGGCATGAACGGCAGCGTGGGCATCTCGCCGACCCGCACGCTGGTCGACGCCTACGAGACGATCAACGGGCTGCCGATCGACGAGGATCCCGAGTACGATCCGCTGAACCCGTACGCGAACCGGGATCCGCGGCTGGACTACACGCTCTTCCTGCCGGCCTTCTCCGACGACGTGCCCGGCGAGCTGCTGTACAACGGCCAGGAATACGATCCGCGACCCGGCTCCGGTACGGCGGACGAGGTCGAAGTGGACTTCCAGCGGACCAAGACCGGCTTCAACACCCAGAAGTACGTCCTCCCCGAGGACATGAACGATCGCAGCAACGGCGGGACGAATTTCATCCTGATTCGTTACGCGGACGTGCTCCTCATGTACGCCGAGGCGAAGATCGAGCTGGGGGAGATCGACCAGAGCGTGTACGATGCGATCAACGCCGTCCGGCAGCGGCCGGATGTCGGACTGCCGCCCATCGAGCCGGGCAAGAGCCAGGAGGAGATGCGGGAGATCGTGCGAAGAGAGCGGACGGTCGAGCTGGCGATGGAGGGGCTGCGCTTCTTCGACATCCGGCGGTGGCGCACTGCGGACGAGGTGATGCCTGGTCCGATTCCCGGGATGCGCTACATCCGCAGCGGCGAGACCGAGGTGCGCACCCTCACCTACGGCGGCGTGGTCCGCGCCTTCAATCCGGATCGCGATTACCTGTGGCCGATTCCGCAGCAGGAGCGGGTGCTGAACCCGAATCTGACGCAGAACCCCGGGTATTGAGGTCGGTGGTCATGCCTTTCTCGGGCCGGTGGCCGATTCTCGGCACTATGGCTGTCTGGAGTGCCGCTGCGTTCGGTGAGAATCGCCACCGTCTGGATACCCGCCTGTAGGGGCGCCCCTTGTGGGCGCCCGCACGCGGATGCGGCAAATCGGTGGCGTCCGGAACCCTCAATTTTTGCGCACGGGCGGCCACAACGGCCGACCCCACAGGCGGGTATCGCGATGAGTGTTGGCGGGCTGATGCCGGTCCACGGTATGGGGAGGATGCCGTGTCCTCATCTTGACATTTCCGCTTGACGCAGGGTAGATTTCGCGCACAACCTGGTGAAGCAGGAGCCCCGAGCTCCTCACCTTTCGGCTCGCAGCAGGCGACGCCGCCGGGTCCTGCAAAGCTCGTCGTGACCGATCGGGTCCGACGAAGTGGGCGGATCCGTGTATGCGGCTCCGCCCTTTCTGTTTCCGCCTTCATCCGAGAGCCACGGCCATCAACGAGAGAACGCGCGTCAATCAGCAGATCCGGATCAGCCCAGTCCGGGTCATCGACCAGCATGGGGAGCAGATCGGAATCCTTCCGATCGAGCGAGCCCTTGAGATCGCCGAGGAGCAGGGGTTGGATCTGGTCGAGGTGGCGCCGATGGCGCGTCCGCCCGTTTGCCGGATTATGGATTACGGGAAATTCCGCTACGAGGAGCAGCGGAAGGCCCGGGAGGCGCGCAAGAAGCAGCACCAGGTTCAGATCAAGGAAGTGAAGCTCCGCCCGGGGATCGAGGAGCACGACTTCGAGTTCAAGCTCCGCCATGCCCGGCGCTTCCTCGAGGAGGGGAACAAGGTCAAGATTACGATGATGTTCCGCGGCCGGCAGATGGCCCATCCGGAGCTGGGTCGAGAGGTGCTCGACCGGGTGGTCCAGGAGGTCGCCGACGTCGGGAAGGTGGAGTCCAGCCCGACTCTGGAGGCGCGCAGCATGACCATGGTTCTCGCCCCGATCAAGGGGTGAGCCGGTCCGCGCCGCACCACACGAACACCGCCCAGGCGGTGTGCAGATCGAAAGAGATATTCTTATGCCAAAGATGAAGACGCACCGCGGCGCTGCAAAGCGCTTCAAGAAGACCGGTTCCGGCAAGGTGAAGCGCTCGCAGGCGTACACCAGCCACATTCTGACGAAGAAATCTCCGAAGCGGAAGCGGCATCTGCGGCAGAGTGCCCTCATCGACAAGGCCGACGAGAAGCGCGTGAAGCGCCTCATCCTGGCCTGAGCGGCCCGACTTCGCAAACCCTTTCGTTCGAGATAGAATCATGCCTCGCGTTAGCAACAACGTGGCGCGGCTCAAGCGCAAGCGCCGCATCCTCAAGCATGCGAAGGGCTACTTCGGCCGCCGCAAGAACCTCTACAAGACGGCCAAGGAGGCGGTCGAGCGGGGGTGGGTGTATGCCTACCGCGACCGGAAGAATCGGAAGCGCGACTTCCGCCGGCTCTGGATCATGCGGATCAACGCCGCCGCCCGGGTGCACGATCTCTCCTACTCGCGCTTCATGAACGGGCTGAAGCTCGCGGGCATCGAGATCAACCGGAAGATCCTGGCGGACCTCGCCATCCGGGATCCGAACGCCTTCGCCCGCCTGGCCGAGGCGGCCAAGGCCCGGTTGAGCTGAGGCGAATGTCGGTCATTGAAGGGCGGCGTCGGGGGGCTCCTCGACGCCGCCTTCGTCTTTTCTTCCCTCATCGCGCGCTGGCGAGGACCGGCCTGCGCTCTTGCTCGCGAGGGGAGCACCGGGAGGGGGCGGCATGAGCCGTCGTGGCCGCCGCAGCAGGGGCGAGCGGCGAGGTGTGGCGGAAGCGGGGGCGTTCGAGCTCCCTGCCGGATTCCGCGAGCGGATGGCGGGGCTCCTGGGCCCGGAGACGGAGGTCTTTCTGGAAGCGCTCTCGGCTCCGCCGAGCGGCCTGCGGGTCAACACGCTCAAGGTTCCGCCGGAACGCTTGCGGGCGATGGCTCCTTTCGAGCTGGTACCGCTAGAATACCCGCCGGAGGGCTTTCTCGTAGCCGAGGGCGAGCGCCCCGGTTCGCACCCGTACCATGCCGCGGGCCTGTACTATCTGCAGGATCCCGGTGCGATGGTCGTGGGCGCCGTTCCCGACCTGCCGGAGGGGGCGCGGGTGCTGGATCTGGCTGCGGCGCCCGGGGGAAAGTCGACCCACCTGGCGGCTCGCCTGGCGGGTCGCGGCGTGCTGGTCGCGAACGACGTGGTTCCGGCACGCGCCCGGGAGCTCGCCGGCAACCTGGAGCGCTGCGGGGTGCGCAACGCCGTCGTCACGGCCGAGAGACCGGAGCGCTTGCGGGAGCGATGGGGCGGCTGGTTCGACGTGGTGCTCGTGGACGCCCCCTGCTCGGGAGAGTCGATGTTCCACAAGAGCGCGGCCGCTCGAATGGAGTGGTCGCCGGAGGCGGTCCTCGGATGCGCGCGGCGCCAGCAGGAGCTGCTGCGCGACGCCGTGGAGCTGGTG
This genomic stretch from Longimicrobiaceae bacterium harbors:
- the thrS gene encoding threonine--tRNA ligase; the protein is MTQTVDTTQRIRITLPDGSQREVPRGTTVLELAESIGPRLAKAAIAGKVDGQVVDLSRPIEADARVEILTEKSPEALDVLRHSAAHVLATAVRQVRPDAKIGFGPPIEDGFYYDFEVDHPFTEEELAEIERRMAEVSAASQPFERRVVSAEEARQLFADDPLKLERLEEFGEDEVITVYRNGPFLDLCRGPHVPETGRIRHFKLLNTASAYWRGDSRRQTLQRIYGTAWFTQKDLEDYLHRLEEAKKRDHRRLGRELDLFLFHPYSPGAAFWTHRGTIVYDALVGWMREVLLANDYQLVKTPLLYNKGLWEISGHWGKYRENMFLVLDNETEEHDFGLKPMNCPSHHLLYATRKHSYRELPIRYATQDVLHRNEVSGALSGLTRVRQFQQDDAHIYLAENQIADEVKRLVALLDSFYDKLGLTYTAKFATRPEVRIGDDATWDRAEAALRHALEATGLPYELKEGDGAFYGPKIDFDVSDSIGRKWQLGTIQLDYQNAERFDLTYTGEDNHEHRPVIIHRAIFGSFERFIAILVEHFAGAFPLWLAPVQVLVLPISDDQLPSARELEAQLRAAGIRAEVDARSETLNYKIREAETQKVPYMGVVGGREAEAGTVAVRVRGAGRKQVILPRDRFVEQLAAQIASKTLDLGVE
- a CDS encoding TonB-dependent receptor, with product MSRSRVLRALVVMATAGGLMAIGQVAEASPSLTAHRWMRQVPAQQSQGTISGIVTDSTSGAPLANASVQVVGTDQVAVTDNAGRFLISNVPAGTQTVRVGLIGYQQVERQVEVTSGATVEANFTLAPAAVALEELVAVAYGTQRRGDLTSAVTAVGGEELAERPARNIQSALQGRAPGVTVWDQGGEPGAADMYFRIRGTTTLGNNAPLVIVDGIEQNWSYINPNEIESISILKDAASTAIYGSRGANGIVLITTKRGREGDFRVSYNTSFDFQNLATVPEHMETEEYLRLQNIAYQNRGSEPPYSEEEIALYLSGEDRLRYPLPNTWFETVIQDNAPMQNHSLTVSGGTERLTSLVGLNYFDQQGIYPNRDAQRYSLRLNNDLRLNDRLSLGADLNVRRNLRRTTNFGSLYHRMMHGSQFAVPRFPDGTYGLSAQGHNPLLYSDPDYYGRTKWQIDYNVLNLTGDWEILPGLSLQSQFGIEAEKLSRLQNNPTFEVRDYWNPSVILKQNNVNTLEEQRQESLQTTWNTTLTWRTEFGDHGLTLLGGYSEIAFDGNNLTAGGRNFYNNDIRALGQSDPENRDLGSSYTDWGLRSFFGRLNYAYADRYLIEANMRYDGSSRFPPGDRYTFFPSLSLGWRVSDEPFWEPLSATINEFKPRVSWGRAGNQNVGLYSYFDRLAVGNDYVFNGTPVTGVRQNSMTSTDLTWETTTQTNIGLDAALFDNRLEVTFDWFDKTTEGILLNLPVPGVLGLNPAPTNAGSVKNVGWELALQHRGAWREVDYGVSLNVSDVKNEIVDLAGTGPYFSGEKNWFVRQEGYPIDALWGYRTDGYYTQEDLDAGYPTWAADAAPGDIKYVDLNEDGVIGPDDRTVLGSTQPRYTYGAALDLGWRNWDLNLHAQGVGKQDMAIMGAYVENGSWEGFALKIGEDYWTPEDPDARFPRPQKQTQKNTEPSDHWVIDASYFRLKNVQLGYTLPQSLTDRAGLRRMRLYVGGTNLFTRSDLTEWGTDAETVTGRTDYYQPVKTYTIGLNVDL
- a CDS encoding RagB/SusD family nutrient uptake outer membrane protein, whose amino-acid sequence is MNLKLHRFPALALVAVLAACQGDLLDSRPTDSLNDAIFWQSERDAVNAVNALYPFLPGQGEMQWDMMSDIGHTTNTAAQTASVERGTHNAEMGLIGNTWDNAYQGIRAANYFLENLPRVLENDPSMSTELAARLEAEARFIRAFLYARLVMLYGDVPLVTHTLTLEESKQVTRAPADEVWDYISSELQEVAEVLPESYPSSDIGRITRGAAHAMRARAMLYAGRWQEAAEAAKAVMDMGVYSLHPSYEDLFTYAGEGNAEVILDRQYAQDVAANSFFQSFGPRGMNGSVGISPTRTLVDAYETINGLPIDEDPEYDPLNPYANRDPRLDYTLFLPAFSDDVPGELLYNGQEYDPRPGSGTADEVEVDFQRTKTGFNTQKYVLPEDMNDRSNGGTNFILIRYADVLLMYAEAKIELGEIDQSVYDAINAVRQRPDVGLPPIEPGKSQEEMREIVRRERTVELAMEGLRFFDIRRWRTADEVMPGPIPGMRYIRSGETEVRTLTYGGVVRAFNPDRDYLWPIPQQERVLNPNLTQNPGY
- the infC gene encoding translation initiation factor IF-3 — translated: MRLRPFCFRLHPRATAINERTRVNQQIRISPVRVIDQHGEQIGILPIERALEIAEEQGLDLVEVAPMARPPVCRIMDYGKFRYEEQRKAREARKKQHQVQIKEVKLRPGIEEHDFEFKLRHARRFLEEGNKVKITMMFRGRQMAHPELGREVLDRVVQEVADVGKVESSPTLEARSMTMVLAPIKG
- the rpmI gene encoding 50S ribosomal protein L35, with product MPKMKTHRGAAKRFKKTGSGKVKRSQAYTSHILTKKSPKRKRHLRQSALIDKADEKRVKRLILA
- the rplT gene encoding 50S ribosomal protein L20; its protein translation is MPRVSNNVARLKRKRRILKHAKGYFGRRKNLYKTAKEAVERGWVYAYRDRKNRKRDFRRLWIMRINAAARVHDLSYSRFMNGLKLAGIEINRKILADLAIRDPNAFARLAEAAKARLS